Proteins from one Chloroflexota bacterium genomic window:
- a CDS encoding iron ABC transporter permease, which produces MAIPQSLQPPGALQLLANYRRFVRWFTSPKVILALVMLVLMVYLILVPLYRMIETTLTYQERDIHYDPDAIVGEPTLFHWVRMLTGELAEVMTYAPLQHSLVISTGATLLALLIGSTLAWMAIRTDMAGRTIINTLATVPYIMPSWTIAMAWTVLFKNRTSGGSPGIYEYLVGQGPPDWLAYGPVPIIISSALHYYTFFFLFVSAALMSIDSNLEEAGELMGASRWRILRKITFPLIVPALLSGFIMTFSKVMGTFGGPNVLGIPVGYYTISTMIRSDMGLGNYADGFVLAIVLILFAMTTVYANQKVVGTRKSYETIGGRGFVAQRTRLRNWKFSLTAGVIFFQLVVALLPLALLAFSTFMLIDGEYSLSNFTLHYWIGESTPTISNGVPGVLRNPDIYKGAWNSIALSLWTAFFTALLGMLLGYAIAKGRGTRLSKLVEQLAFIPYVIPGIAFGAVYISMFAKSVGPIPPLYGTFALLVIVSVAKHIPYSARTGVSAMLQVGRELEEAGQVAGANAWQRFQRIIFPLTSPGFVSGFLMTFITTMRELSLIILLVTPSTQVLASMTIRYLENDDTQMANAIIIILVTLVLIGNWLISLFRGGSLKKGLGM; this is translated from the coding sequence ATGGCAATTCCCCAATCATTGCAGCCACCCGGCGCGCTGCAACTGCTAGCCAATTACCGGAGGTTTGTCCGCTGGTTCACCAGCCCTAAAGTGATTCTGGCGTTGGTCATGCTTGTCTTGATGGTGTACTTGATTCTCGTCCCGCTCTATCGCATGATTGAAACCACGCTGACTTATCAAGAGAGAGACATTCACTATGATCCAGATGCCATCGTGGGTGAGCCGACTCTCTTTCATTGGGTGAGAATGTTGACGGGTGAGCTTGCCGAAGTGATGACCTACGCGCCCTTGCAACATTCGCTCGTGATCTCGACCGGCGCGACATTGCTCGCGCTGCTCATCGGCTCGACGTTGGCGTGGATGGCGATTCGTACCGATATGGCGGGTAGGACTATCATCAACACGCTGGCAACCGTCCCCTACATTATGCCATCTTGGACGATTGCGATGGCGTGGACGGTGTTGTTCAAGAATCGCACATCGGGTGGTTCGCCGGGCATTTATGAATATCTTGTTGGACAAGGTCCACCCGATTGGTTGGCGTACGGTCCTGTGCCGATCATCATCAGCAGCGCACTGCACTATTACACCTTCTTCTTCCTGTTTGTTTCCGCCGCGTTGATGTCTATTGATTCCAACCTGGAAGAAGCAGGCGAGTTGATGGGCGCGAGTCGTTGGCGCATCTTGCGGAAAATCACGTTTCCGTTGATCGTGCCTGCGTTGCTTTCCGGTTTCATTATGACCTTCTCCAAAGTGATGGGCACGTTTGGCGGACCGAACGTGTTGGGAATTCCCGTCGGCTACTATACGATTTCGACGATGATCCGATCGGATATGGGCTTGGGTAACTATGCCGATGGCTTTGTGCTAGCTATCGTCTTGATTCTCTTCGCGATGACGACCGTGTATGCGAACCAAAAAGTGGTCGGCACGCGCAAGAGTTATGAAACGATTGGCGGGCGCGGATTCGTGGCGCAACGCACGCGCCTACGGAACTGGAAATTCAGCTTGACTGCTGGCGTGATCTTTTTTCAGTTAGTCGTGGCGCTACTACCGCTCGCGCTGTTGGCTTTCAGTACGTTCATGTTGATTGACGGCGAATACAGTCTCAGCAATTTTACCTTGCACTATTGGATCGGTGAAAGCACGCCCACCATTTCTAATGGCGTGCCGGGCGTACTGCGTAACCCGGATATTTACAAAGGCGCTTGGAATTCGATTGCGCTCTCGTTGTGGACAGCGTTCTTCACTGCGTTGCTTGGCATGCTTCTCGGCTATGCCATCGCGAAAGGGCGCGGCACGCGGCTGTCGAAACTGGTCGAACAACTCGCGTTTATTCCGTACGTGATTCCCGGCATCGCGTTTGGCGCGGTCTACATCTCGATGTTCGCCAAATCGGTGGGACCGATTCCGCCGTTGTACGGAACTTTTGCGTTACTCGTCATCGTCTCGGTGGCGAAACATATTCCGTACTCCGCGCGAACTGGCGTCTCCGCAATGCTCCAAGTGGGGCGGGAATTGGAAGAAGCCGGTCAAGTGGCGGGCGCGAATGCTTGGCAGCGATTTCAGCGCATCATTTTTCCGCTCACCAGTCCCGGCTTTGTTTCCGGTTTTCTGATGACGTTCATCACGACGATGCGCGAACTATCGTTGATCATCCTGTTGGTGACGCCCTCCACGCAAGTGCTCGCCAGTATGACGATCCGCTATCTCGAAAATGACGACACCCAGATGGCGAATGCGATCATTATCATCTTGGTCACGCTGGTCTTGATCGGCAACTGGCTCATCAGTCTCTTCCGCGGCGGCAGTCTCAAAAAAGGTCTTGGAATGTAG
- a CDS encoding HAD family hydrolase → MIASTLNVRDIHAIIFDMGGTLRTREPDQAVRDAAIARISKLLGVESVSDLYWTELERRYKMYSRWAQEHLVELPEQEIWTRWLAPELPPERIAPVASELTLAWRERHGRLVVRADAADTLVELNRRGYRLGLISNTISSVDVLKSLDAYGWKKYFEVALLSSISGRRKPDPEFFWEATRAMQIEPARCAYLGDRISRDVVGARHAGFGMALIIEPPGKARADEQDQSAKPDALIRSLRELLAIFPSRVK, encoded by the coding sequence ATGATTGCATCTACATTGAACGTTCGAGACATTCACGCGATTATTTTCGATATGGGCGGCACGTTGCGGACGCGCGAACCGGATCAAGCCGTTCGAGACGCGGCTATCGCCCGCATCAGCAAACTACTCGGTGTAGAATCCGTCTCCGATTTGTATTGGACCGAATTGGAACGACGATACAAAATGTACTCGCGCTGGGCGCAAGAACATCTAGTCGAATTGCCGGAGCAAGAAATTTGGACGCGTTGGCTCGCGCCAGAATTGCCGCCGGAGCGAATCGCGCCAGTGGCATCCGAGCTGACGCTCGCATGGCGCGAACGGCATGGACGCCTCGTCGTCAGAGCCGATGCTGCGGATACCTTGGTCGAATTGAATCGGCGTGGTTATCGGCTGGGTTTGATTAGCAACACGATCTCATCGGTAGATGTGCTGAAAAGTTTGGACGCCTACGGCTGGAAAAAATATTTTGAGGTGGCGCTCCTGTCTTCCATATCCGGGCGCCGCAAACCGGATCCAGAATTTTTTTGGGAGGCGACGCGCGCGATGCAGATCGAACCGGCGCGTTGCGCGTATCTCGGCGACCGCATCTCGCGCGATGTCGTCGGCGCGCGCCACGCCGGCTTTGGCATGGCGCTCATCATCGAGCCGCCGGGCAAGGCGCGCGCGGACGAACAAGACCAATCAGCCAAACCCGACGCGCTAATTCGTTCGTTGAGGGAATTGTTGGCAATTTTTCCATCGCGCGTAAAATAG
- a CDS encoding ABC transporter ATP-binding protein, which produces MGTSILIKNLTKRFGKVAAVNNVSLTIEPGAFLTLLGPSGCGKTTLLRCIAGLEDPDEGEISIGDKLVFSSARGINLAAGQRNLGLVFQNYALWPHMTVYKNMTFALEIQKIPKEHMAQRVNESLAEVQMAGYADRYPREMSGGQQQRIALARMLAYRPKVFLMDEPLSNLDARLRIDMRAELKRLHHISGATTVYVTHDQIEALTMSSAIAVMRDGVIQQVDPPDHIYRCPANLFVADFIGNPKVNLLEGTVDGANSVDLGKFKMPIATQNATGPIVVAIRPEDIAISTTPTPDSVEFNAYSVLPSGADSTIVAHRDGLEITVKVMGISKIKMDDKIWLRFDSTTLNLYDKASGKLIVAN; this is translated from the coding sequence ATGGGAACATCCATCCTCATCAAGAATCTCACCAAACGCTTCGGCAAGGTTGCCGCAGTCAACAATGTGAGTCTGACCATCGAACCAGGCGCTTTCTTGACCCTCTTGGGACCGTCCGGTTGCGGCAAGACCACTTTGTTGCGCTGCATCGCCGGTCTGGAAGATCCGGATGAAGGCGAGATTTCCATCGGCGACAAGTTAGTCTTTTCGAGCGCGCGCGGCATCAATTTAGCGGCGGGTCAGCGCAATCTTGGCTTGGTCTTTCAAAATTATGCGCTGTGGCCCCACATGACAGTTTACAAAAACATGACCTTTGCGCTTGAAATCCAGAAAATACCAAAGGAACACATGGCGCAGCGCGTTAACGAATCGCTAGCCGAAGTGCAAATGGCGGGCTATGCCGATCGCTATCCACGCGAGATGAGCGGTGGACAACAGCAACGCATCGCGCTCGCGCGGATGCTAGCGTATCGTCCCAAAGTTTTTTTGATGGACGAGCCGCTCTCGAATCTAGACGCGCGCCTGCGAATTGATATGCGCGCGGAACTCAAACGTTTGCATCATATTTCCGGCGCGACCACCGTCTACGTCACCCACGATCAAATCGAAGCGTTGACCATGTCGTCCGCGATTGCCGTGATGCGGGATGGCGTCATTCAACAAGTAGATCCGCCCGACCACATCTATCGTTGTCCCGCCAATCTGTTCGTTGCGGATTTCATCGGCAATCCCAAAGTGAATCTGTTGGAGGGCACGGTGGACGGTGCGAATTCAGTTGACCTCGGTAAATTCAAGATGCCCATCGCAACACAGAACGCTACCGGTCCGATCGTAGTTGCCATTCGCCCAGAAGACATCGCCATCTCGACGACCCCGACACCGGATTCCGTTGAGTTCAACGCGTATTCTGTATTGCCTTCAGGCGCCGATTCAACCATCGTTGCGCATCGGGATGGTTTGGAGATCACGGTCAAAGTCATGGGAATCAGCAAAATCAAAATGGACGACAAGATTTGGCTGAGATTTGATTCAACAACTCTGAACTTGTACGACAAGGCAAGTGGAAAACTGATCGTCGCGAATTAA
- a CDS encoding hydrogenase expression protein HypE: MQTASDVVDLLTSSAARELQKTPADERTGALLGPIKVVHAFWLAGMSCDGCTIAVTGATSPSVEDLLTGRLPGVPRLVLHHSVVSVEAGAEFIKNYELAAAGQLNAPYVVIYEGSIADESIAEKTGGYWSAMGADAHDQPIPTATWLKRLAPGAAAVIAIGTCATWGGIPAAIGNPTHAMGVMDFLGKDYRSALGLPVVNIPGCSPVGDNFSETVAAVLLFLQGLGPLPEFDELGRPAWLFNQTVHQGCSRAGFYEEGIFADHYGDQRCLVEIGCWGPVVQCNIARRGAINHVGGCMNVGGICIGCTMPGFPDRFAPFYQRPPGTMLSSSASRAHGFLINNLRRLTQKHLNRSRLWGDLGDVPSGWGHVPKLNWFERIEHRFYERLQWWRGGEPIGHVTFRSFYGLPHPHEEEKPADKKE; encoded by the coding sequence ATGCAAACGGCGTCCGATGTGGTTGACCTCTTGACCTCCAGCGCCGCACGCGAATTGCAAAAGACGCCCGCCGACGAACGCACCGGCGCGTTGCTCGGTCCGATCAAAGTCGTGCACGCGTTCTGGCTCGCCGGGATGAGTTGCGACGGCTGTACGATCGCCGTCACCGGCGCAACCTCGCCGAGCGTCGAAGATTTATTGACCGGGCGTTTGCCCGGCGTTCCGCGTTTGGTCTTGCATCACTCGGTCGTTTCCGTCGAAGCCGGCGCCGAGTTCATCAAGAATTATGAACTCGCCGCGGCGGGGCAACTGAATGCGCCCTACGTCGTGATTTATGAAGGGTCCATCGCGGACGAGAGCATCGCGGAAAAAACCGGCGGCTACTGGAGCGCCATGGGCGCGGACGCGCACGATCAGCCGATTCCGACTGCGACCTGGCTCAAGCGACTCGCGCCCGGCGCGGCGGCGGTGATCGCGATCGGCACGTGCGCGACCTGGGGCGGCATTCCGGCGGCGATTGGCAATCCCACTCACGCGATGGGCGTGATGGATTTTCTGGGCAAGGATTATCGCAGCGCGCTCGGTTTGCCGGTCGTCAACATCCCAGGTTGTTCGCCCGTCGGCGATAATTTTAGCGAAACGGTCGCCGCGGTGTTGTTGTTCTTGCAAGGATTGGGACCACTTCCGGAATTTGATGAACTGGGTCGTCCGGCGTGGCTCTTCAATCAAACGGTTCACCAGGGTTGCTCGCGCGCGGGATTTTACGAAGAAGGAATTTTCGCCGACCATTACGGCGATCAACGTTGTCTCGTGGAGATTGGTTGCTGGGGACCGGTCGTGCAATGCAACATCGCGCGGCGCGGCGCGATCAATCACGTCGGCGGTTGTATGAACGTCGGCGGCATCTGCATCGGTTGCACGATGCCCGGTTTTCCGGATCGCTTTGCGCCGTTCTATCAACGCCCGCCGGGCACGATGCTTTCGTCGAGCGCGTCGCGCGCGCACGGTTTTCTCATCAATAATCTGCGCCGCTTGACGCAAAAGCATTTGAATCGTTCGCGGCTGTGGGGCGACCTGGGCGATGTGCCGAGTGGCTGGGGACATGTGCCCAAATTGAACTGGTTCGAACGCATCGAGCATCGTTTCTACGAACGCTTGCAATGGTGGCGCGGCGGCGAACCGATCGGACACGTTACATTTAGATCGTTCTACGGTCTCCCGCATCCTCACGAAGAAGAAAAACCGGCGGACAAAAAGGAGTGA
- a CDS encoding HAD family hydrolase has translation MIKGIFFDAAGVLYRRSESTRTFALKLLQQNGFTADLSAENLVLEKSLRAQANEGKLNHAAYWDQFVLMRGVVNPEQRKTLIAQILEFSNDVLPVPGGRDALAGLKRRGFVLGIVTDTMYPLEWKMRRLEKVGVAEFIDVVTCSTVFGAHKPDPAMYWNALEQARLTPSESAFVGHDAGELEGARQAGMMTVAVNYDPGSKADYYAESLTDLLNVPIFQNSNPGTVTEIISEIHAIFFDVGDTLRIVVADEPFAAHARQQLAALIETPEPIEALFERLDQRWKAYRKWSSENLTEVPEKELWTRFLLPDLPTEKIAPLSGTLTRLWRDKDGRRVPRPDAKHTILELRKRGYCLGIIANTITETEIPDWLAADGLADYFKAVVLSSQVGYRKPSPEIFWEATRRIGIAPAHCAYVGDSPVRDVEGARQAGFPVAIMLLEPGKVEKEPLTDGNKPDATIHALSELLHIFPPRKELA, from the coding sequence GTGATTAAAGGAATTTTTTTCGATGCGGCAGGCGTACTCTATCGCCGGTCGGAGTCAACCAGAACCTTCGCGTTAAAGCTGCTCCAGCAGAATGGCTTTACCGCCGACCTATCCGCCGAAAACCTTGTGCTTGAAAAATCATTGCGCGCGCAAGCGAACGAAGGCAAGCTCAATCACGCGGCATACTGGGATCAGTTTGTGCTCATGCGCGGCGTCGTGAATCCTGAGCAACGCAAAACTTTAATCGCGCAAATTCTCGAATTCTCGAACGACGTCTTGCCGGTCCCCGGCGGCAGAGATGCGCTCGCCGGTTTGAAACGGCGCGGTTTCGTTCTCGGCATCGTCACCGACACAATGTACCCGCTCGAATGGAAAATGCGGCGGCTCGAAAAAGTGGGCGTCGCCGAATTTATTGACGTGGTTACGTGTTCGACCGTGTTCGGCGCGCATAAACCGGATCCGGCGATGTACTGGAATGCGTTGGAACAGGCGCGCCTCACACCGAGCGAATCGGCGTTTGTCGGTCACGATGCGGGCGAACTTGAGGGCGCGCGCCAAGCGGGGATGATGACCGTCGCGGTGAACTATGACCCAGGTTCCAAAGCTGATTACTACGCCGAGTCGCTCACCGATTTGCTCAACGTGCCGATTTTTCAAAACTCCAACCCAGGAACGGTCACAGAAATAATTTCTGAAATCCATGCCATCTTTTTCGACGTTGGCGACACGTTGCGAATTGTGGTTGCGGACGAACCATTTGCCGCGCACGCGCGCCAGCAACTTGCGGCGTTGATCGAAACTCCGGAGCCAATTGAGGCGTTGTTCGAGCGACTGGACCAGCGATGGAAGGCGTACCGCAAATGGTCATCCGAAAACCTGACCGAAGTACCGGAAAAGGAATTGTGGACGCGATTCCTGTTGCCCGATCTTCCGACGGAAAAGATTGCGCCACTCTCCGGTACACTGACGCGCTTGTGGCGCGATAAAGATGGTCGCCGTGTCCCGCGTCCCGATGCCAAACACACTATTCTCGAATTGCGGAAACGCGGTTATTGCCTCGGCATCATCGCGAACACCATCACCGAAACCGAAATCCCCGATTGGCTCGCCGCGGACGGACTCGCCGATTATTTCAAAGCGGTGGTTCTTTCATCCCAGGTTGGTTATCGGAAACCCAGCCCGGAAATTTTCTGGGAGGCGACGCGTCGCATCGGAATCGCGCCGGCGCACTGCGCGTACGTCGGCGATAGTCCGGTTCGCGATGTGGAGGGTGCGCGCCAAGCCGGCTTTCCGGTGGCGATCATGTTGCTAGAGCCAGGCAAGGTGGAAAAAGAACCGCTCACCGACGGAAACAAACCGGACGCGACCATTCACGCGTTGAGCGAACTGTTGCATATTTTCCCGCCGCGTAAAGAGCTGGCTTAG
- a CDS encoding sugar phosphate isomerase/epimerase: MTELALSTFWFSGRDWHLRNIFAAGAELGFDCFELSGIHFDTFYDEVRPGDFRIASLHDPAPPARGQTRIGSKELRRADIVYTSLDDERRRRAVAITKRSLDVAAEYGARAIVLHPGQTGARPQIEVRLKELFAQGKIHNSKANTLREQLAMERAHQRRERMDTLHRSLDELVMYASARNVKLGLENRPTHEITNFVEMGEILSWYPDDAVGYWHDTGHAQVQANLGFTPHAEWLRSYGNRIIGVHLHDAIGTTNHHAPGSGDVHWDALARHVPANALRVLEVDRTVDPDAARAGIAHLRATGWLTESEQ; the protein is encoded by the coding sequence TTGACCGAACTCGCCCTCTCTACTTTTTGGTTCAGCGGACGCGATTGGCATCTGCGCAATATCTTTGCCGCCGGGGCGGAACTTGGATTCGATTGCTTTGAACTCAGTGGCATTCATTTCGACACCTTTTACGATGAGGTCCGTCCCGGAGATTTTCGTATCGCTAGTTTGCACGACCCAGCACCACCGGCGCGCGGACAAACGCGCATTGGCTCGAAGGAACTACGCCGCGCCGACATCGTCTACACGTCGCTCGACGACGAACGCCGCCGCCGCGCAGTGGCGATCACCAAACGCTCGCTCGATGTCGCCGCCGAGTACGGCGCACGCGCAATTGTGTTACACCCAGGTCAGACGGGTGCGCGTCCGCAAATCGAAGTACGCTTGAAAGAACTGTTCGCGCAAGGCAAGATTCACAACAGCAAAGCCAACACCTTGCGCGAACAACTTGCAATGGAACGCGCACATCAACGTCGCGAACGCATGGATACACTGCATCGCAGTCTCGATGAACTCGTGATGTACGCGTCGGCGCGCAACGTGAAACTGGGATTGGAAAATCGTCCGACGCACGAGATTACGAATTTTGTCGAGATGGGCGAAATTCTTTCCTGGTATCCCGATGACGCGGTCGGATACTGGCACGACACTGGACACGCGCAAGTGCAGGCGAACCTGGGTTTCACTCCACACGCCGAATGGTTGCGTTCGTATGGCAACCGCATCATCGGCGTGCATTTGCACGACGCCATCGGTACGACCAATCATCACGCGCCCGGAAGCGGCGACGTACACTGGGATGCGCTCGCGCGCCATGTCCCGGCAAACGCGCTCCGCGTCCTCGAAGTGGATCGTACCGTTGACCCGGACGCGGCACGCGCCGGCATCGCTCATCTGCGCGCAACCGGGTGGCTGACGGAATCAGAGCAATGA
- a CDS encoding HAD-IA family hydrolase, whose product MTIPIRAVVFDLGGTLENVYYDDLLRLNATPGLRAILAKHDLDPGLNDADLYGIVKTGMNKYGKWRAETNQELTPERVFSEFVFTALPQERVAAIGEEIAFYWDTQFSKRTVRPETRAALAALRAKGFRLGVISNIVSRQLVPHNLAAYGIWNFFEVVLTSCEFGWRKPSPRIFLEMTRRLELEPRECAYVGDTVSRDVVGAHRAGYGLAIQIKSFLTTQADRASDVEPPDAIAQNLMQVVDLVNHAEG is encoded by the coding sequence ATGACAATCCCCATTCGTGCGGTTGTGTTTGACCTGGGCGGCACATTGGAAAACGTGTACTATGACGATCTCTTACGCTTGAATGCGACGCCCGGCTTGCGCGCGATTCTCGCCAAACATGATCTCGATCCTGGGTTGAACGACGCCGATCTGTACGGTATCGTCAAAACCGGGATGAACAAATACGGCAAGTGGCGCGCGGAAACCAATCAAGAGCTAACGCCCGAGCGCGTCTTTAGCGAATTCGTTTTCACCGCTCTGCCGCAAGAACGTGTTGCGGCGATTGGCGAAGAGATCGCCTTTTACTGGGATACGCAATTTTCCAAACGCACGGTGCGTCCCGAAACGCGTGCGGCGCTGGCGGCGTTGCGCGCAAAAGGATTCCGGCTCGGCGTGATTTCGAACATCGTCAGCCGACAATTGGTGCCGCACAATCTCGCCGCGTACGGAATTTGGAATTTTTTCGAGGTCGTGTTGACGAGTTGCGAGTTTGGCTGGCGCAAACCGAGTCCGCGCATCTTTCTCGAAATGACGCGCCGCCTCGAATTGGAACCGCGTGAATGCGCATACGTCGGCGACACGGTTTCACGTGATGTGGTTGGCGCGCATCGCGCCGGGTATGGCTTGGCGATTCAAATCAAATCGTTTCTCACCACGCAAGCCGACCGTGCGTCCGATGTCGAGCCGCCGGACGCCATCGCGCAAAATTTGATGCAAGTGGTAGACCTGGTTAACCACGCGGAGGGGTGA
- a CDS encoding ABC transporter substrate-binding protein, whose product MKAFAKLLMIAVVMSVLVACASPAAPTTAPAAPKAATVPAIDAAMDAWLKSAELGKYAPAKQDWAAIEAAAKKEGKVLVYANSSRIADVKKTFEKKYPGITLEGFDLGSEDSVLKIKEEQKAGAFTGDVLFSSSSAGDVVGDMLPKQMLWNFIPDTVASVYPKAASDPLLVSRYGVRVLAYNSELNKTCPVGNWWELTEPTWKGKIYIEDPLADASTMGIFATIVSHGKEFADAYKEKYGKDPVLDKDTPDAAWLWLKLFAKNKPMPQPGGDEVTTAIGSKGMKEAGIGFISYSKYRNVVKGTIVVEPCKGLKPVLGLQTASYLAIANRAPHPNAAKLFINYITSQEGFESWNVIGDYSPRTDWDSPKGAIPYMELGKVVWTVDESIAYKTLGKVRDFYAINVLK is encoded by the coding sequence ATGAAAGCGTTTGCAAAATTGTTGATGATTGCGGTGGTCATGAGTGTCCTAGTCGCGTGCGCATCACCCGCAGCGCCGACCACCGCGCCTGCCGCGCCTAAAGCCGCAACTGTTCCGGCGATAGATGCAGCAATGGATGCTTGGCTCAAATCTGCCGAACTGGGCAAGTACGCGCCCGCCAAGCAAGATTGGGCAGCCATCGAAGCGGCAGCCAAGAAGGAAGGAAAGGTACTCGTCTATGCCAATTCGTCGCGCATTGCCGATGTGAAAAAGACGTTCGAAAAAAAGTATCCCGGGATTACGCTCGAAGGATTTGATCTGGGCAGTGAAGACTCGGTCCTCAAAATAAAAGAAGAGCAAAAAGCCGGGGCTTTTACCGGTGATGTGCTCTTCAGTAGCAGTTCCGCCGGCGATGTAGTGGGGGACATGTTGCCCAAGCAGATGCTGTGGAATTTCATACCCGACACCGTCGCTTCCGTGTACCCCAAAGCCGCCAGCGATCCGTTGCTTGTTTCACGCTACGGCGTCCGTGTCCTGGCATACAACTCGGAACTGAACAAGACGTGCCCGGTCGGCAATTGGTGGGAATTGACCGAACCGACTTGGAAAGGCAAAATCTACATCGAGGATCCGTTGGCGGATGCCAGCACCATGGGTATCTTTGCCACCATCGTTTCGCACGGCAAAGAGTTTGCGGATGCCTACAAAGAGAAATACGGTAAAGACCCCGTTCTCGATAAAGACACTCCCGATGCCGCGTGGCTGTGGCTCAAGCTGTTCGCCAAGAACAAACCGATGCCCCAACCGGGCGGCGATGAAGTCACGACCGCCATCGGGTCAAAAGGAATGAAGGAAGCCGGGATCGGTTTCATCTCCTATTCCAAATACCGCAACGTGGTCAAGGGAACGATTGTCGTCGAGCCATGCAAAGGTCTGAAACCGGTTCTGGGTCTCCAGACCGCGTCGTATCTGGCAATCGCGAATCGCGCGCCGCATCCCAATGCCGCCAAGCTGTTCATCAATTACATCACTAGCCAGGAAGGGTTCGAATCCTGGAACGTCATCGGCGACTACAGCCCTCGCACCGATTGGGACTCTCCTAAAGGCGCTATTCCGTACATGGAACTGGGCAAAGTCGTCTGGACGGTTGACGAGTCCATCGCGTACAAGACCCTCGGCAAGGTGCGCGACTTTTACGCGATCAACGTGCTCAAGTAA
- a CDS encoding sugar phosphate isomerase/epimerase translates to MIDAALSTMWGIKKFDTLAEFFQQGSALGFTRFELNHAVNSTMLNGMNGYRVVSVHEPCPADVSASELKKRNWLISATDETNRREGVNAVKRSIDLAQKFGASFVIVHPGKVDVDTARDNTMRELFRQGKAATAEFAQIRNQFIALRAAQAPLNLSAVRTSLIELAEYAGERNIKLGLENRYHYFEIPLPDELDSLLNLGFKNVGFWYDVGHAETLHRLGFFPHAEWLRRFSVRIIGVHLHDVVGIDDHQAAGSGQIDWDMVARYVPANAHRTCEFQNFNSPAQVRAGVQWLVQKGLVKAS, encoded by the coding sequence ATGATAGACGCCGCGCTTTCCACCATGTGGGGAATCAAAAAATTCGATACGCTCGCGGAATTTTTTCAGCAAGGCAGCGCGCTCGGTTTCACGCGCTTTGAACTGAACCACGCGGTCAATTCCACGATGCTCAACGGCATGAACGGTTATCGCGTCGTCAGCGTGCACGAACCTTGTCCCGCGGATGTGTCGGCAAGTGAATTGAAAAAGCGCAACTGGCTTATCTCTGCAACGGATGAAACCAATCGTCGCGAAGGCGTTAACGCCGTCAAGCGCAGTATTGACCTCGCGCAAAAATTCGGCGCATCGTTCGTCATCGTGCATCCGGGCAAAGTGGATGTGGATACCGCGCGCGACAATACGATGCGCGAGCTGTTTCGCCAGGGCAAAGCCGCGACCGCCGAGTTCGCACAAATCCGCAACCAATTCATCGCGCTGCGCGCCGCGCAAGCGCCGCTCAACCTGAGCGCGGTGCGGACTAGTCTCATCGAACTTGCCGAGTACGCCGGCGAACGCAACATCAAGCTGGGTCTGGAAAATCGTTATCACTATTTCGAAATTCCTTTGCCCGACGAACTCGACAGCTTGCTTAACCTGGGTTTCAAGAATGTCGGGTTTTGGTACGATGTCGGTCATGCCGAAACGCTCCACCGCCTCGGATTCTTTCCGCACGCAGAATGGTTACGGCGTTTCAGCGTGCGCATCATCGGTGTGCATCTGCACGACGTTGTCGGCATTGACGATCATCAAGCCGCCGGGTCGGGACAGATTGATTGGGATATGGTCGCGCGTTACGTGCCGGCGAACGCGCACCGCACGTGCGAATTTCAAAATTTCAACTCGCCCGCCCAAGTGCGCGCGGGCGTGCAGTGGCTCGTGCAGAAAGGTCTAGTCAAGGCATCATGA